A genomic segment from Leptospira perdikensis encodes:
- the prfA gene encoding peptide chain release factor 1: protein MIDRLKKIQEKYLRIEDELAKATASDTLKNLSKERSRLTPVYTKADEYLKITKDCQDAKSLLESENDPDMHSMLKSEIEEGEKKLEELAKELEIMLLPPDPNSGKSILVEIRAGTGGEESGLFCADLFRMYNKYADKQGIRAEIIDASPTGIGGFKEIVFSLDDDKAYDLFKFESGTHRVQRIPETESGGRIHTSAVTVAILPEAEEKEVEIRESDLRIDVYRSSGAGGQHVNTTDSAVRITHIPTGIVVASQEERSQIKNRDKAMRVLRARIIDQMADAAKQSADALKKAQVGSGDRSERIRTYNFPQGRCTDHRIGFTSHNLPAIMEGDLDELIDALVQEDRSKRLAEAKA from the coding sequence ATGATAGATAGATTGAAAAAAATTCAAGAAAAATACCTGCGTATCGAGGATGAGCTCGCAAAAGCCACCGCATCCGATACATTGAAGAATCTATCGAAAGAAAGATCTCGCCTAACTCCCGTATATACTAAAGCTGATGAATATTTAAAAATAACTAAAGATTGCCAAGATGCAAAATCACTTCTTGAATCCGAAAATGACCCAGACATGCATTCCATGTTGAAATCGGAAATTGAAGAAGGTGAAAAAAAATTAGAAGAGTTAGCAAAAGAACTCGAAATCATGTTATTACCTCCAGATCCAAATTCTGGAAAAAGTATCCTTGTAGAAATTCGTGCTGGAACGGGTGGAGAAGAGTCAGGATTGTTTTGTGCGGATTTATTTCGTATGTATAACAAGTATGCCGATAAACAAGGAATCAGAGCAGAGATCATCGATGCAAGTCCTACTGGTATCGGTGGTTTTAAAGAAATTGTATTTTCTTTAGATGATGATAAAGCATATGACTTATTTAAATTTGAATCAGGTACGCACCGTGTTCAGCGAATTCCAGAAACAGAGTCTGGGGGAAGGATTCATACATCGGCAGTAACCGTTGCTATACTCCCAGAAGCAGAAGAAAAAGAAGTAGAAATCAGGGAAAGTGACTTAAGAATTGACGTATATCGGTCGTCAGGTGCTGGTGGACAACACGTTAACACAACAGACTCTGCGGTTAGGATCACTCATATTCCTACTGGCATTGTTGTTGCTTCCCAAGAAGAACGTTCTCAAATAAAAAACCGTGATAAAGCGATGCGAGTTTTACGTGCAAGGATTATTGACCAAATGGCCGATGCCGCAAAACAAAGCGCAGATGCTCTGAAAAAAGCGCAAGTTGGGTCAGGGGATAGGTCGGAACGAATTCGAACTTATAACTTTCCGCAAGGGCGTTGCACTGACCACCGAATTGGATTTACGAGTCATAATTTACCTGCCATTATGGAAGGTGACTTGGACGAATTGATTGATGCTTTGGTCCAAGAGGACAGGTCTAAACGACTCGCAGAAGCAAAAGCTTAA